AAACTGTTCCATAACATGTTAATGAGGTAAAAAATGTGGCTTCCTTCAGAAGAACCCCAACATATAGTTAGGGGTAACTTGAAAATATCTCATATGCCTGATTTGGGTTACATCAAGATTTTAGAAGGAGGCAACGAATCATTACTTCTAATCAAAGAGGAAAAAATTGTTGCTGCCTGGAATTTGAACGTTCAATCTCTTGAAGAAACTTATGAAAACAAAGCAATGGATTTAGTTATTATAAGTCCAGAATCAAGAATAGAAGTATATGAACTGGATGATAATATGTTTTCAACTATCATTGATTTGAATGAGGAATGTAAATTGCCATTACCCGTGGAAATAGACTTTTTACTGGAAAAAGTAGGAGAAAGTAGTCGTGAAGAAGTTCTATCTAAATACCGGATAATAGATCCGTCTGAAGATGATATTGATAACTTATTAGAAGATTATAAATCCAAGATAGGTGGAAGATAATATGAAAAAAGGATACCCAAGGGTACGGTTCCAGAAAAGGTTGGATGAACTAAAAAATGAAGTGGATAAAATGGGGCAAGCTGCTTTAAAAGCTTACCGTGATGCTTTTAGCACATTCATTGATTATGATGTAGAAGTAGTAAATAATGTAATGGAAACTAATAAAAAGGTCCATGAAATGGGTTACCAAGTTGAACACGATGCTATGGGAATTATAGCTGCTGAACAACCAGTTGCTGGAGATTTAAGGTTTATAGAGACCAGTATAAAAGTTTCTAGCCACTTAAAACGGATTTCTGGTTTGGCTTCTAACATTGCTGAGGTAGCAAGTCATGTGAAGGATGAAGAGATCCCTGAAAAACCCATGTTTGATCTGCAACGTATGGCAGACATTGTGGATGGTATGGTCAGTAAGAGTTTAGCTGCATTTTTAGGGAAAAATATGGCTGTTGCCAGGGAACTTCATCGGGATGATGATAAGGTAGATGATCTTTTTGATCAGGCCCTGAAAGATATAACAAAAAGTATGTTCCAGGATAAAGAGTCAATTTCTTATTCCATCTATCTTTTATTCTTGGCACGTTTCTTGGAGAGGATAGCTGATCGTGCAGAAAATATTGGGGATAGAACCATTTTCATGATCACCTGTGAAAAACTACCACTCATTGGTGAAGAAA
This is a stretch of genomic DNA from Methanobacterium petrolearium. It encodes these proteins:
- a CDS encoding DUF2226 domain-containing protein, which gives rise to MWLPSEEPQHIVRGNLKISHMPDLGYIKILEGGNESLLLIKEEKIVAAWNLNVQSLEETYENKAMDLVIISPESRIEVYELDDNMFSTIIDLNEECKLPLPVEIDFLLEKVGESSREEVLSKYRIIDPSEDDIDNLLEDYKSKIGGR
- the phoU gene encoding phosphate signaling complex protein PhoU, translated to MKKGYPRVRFQKRLDELKNEVDKMGQAALKAYRDAFSTFIDYDVEVVNNVMETNKKVHEMGYQVEHDAMGIIAAEQPVAGDLRFIETSIKVSSHLKRISGLASNIAEVASHVKDEEIPEKPMFDLQRMADIVDGMVSKSLAAFLGKNMAVARELHRDDDKVDDLFDQALKDITKSMFQDKESISYSIYLLFLARFLERIADRAENIGDRTIFMITCEKLPLIGEEKD